From one Pontibacillus sp. HMF3514 genomic stretch:
- a CDS encoding RND family transporter, producing the protein MIITLISAVAQFAVSVNYNMVDYLPKDSPSMQAMDLMKEEFDEPVENARVMIRDVSVTEALNYKEELEAINGVSSVMWLDDIVDLKVPLQMANEDTVESYYENDSALYSIHIQEGFEVEATDKIYELIGKENAVAGEAVNTATSQKMAGSESMYAGALLVPIIILILVLSTNSWMEPVFFLTAIGVSVVINLGTNIFIGEVSFVTQSVSPILQLAVSLDYAIFLLHSFSDYRKEISNPKEAMQLAMKRSFPAIIASASTTFFGFTALTFMDFGIGADLGLNLLKGILLSFISVMVFLPALTVMFYHWIDRTKHRQFVPDFKNIGKRVMKFRIPVLVLVLLLIVPAFLAQNNTTFIYGTGEHPENTRAGQDVAAIQEEFGKNMPMVLLVSKGDRAKEEELVQDLEDLPNVSSVLSYVNMVSSAIPPDYLDQSLTEQFYSDDYARITLYTETDAEGEKAFSLIEQVQDTVDSYYKETHLLGESVTLYDMKNIVQDDNKLVNWLTIITVTIVLLITFRSISIPIVLLLTIQASVWINLAFPYFMDTPLVYVGYLLISTIQLAATVDYAILFTENYNNLRKEMPAMEAIKKTIDDKIFAIFVSASILSSVGFILWITSTNPIVASIGLLLGRGALLAFLMVAIVLPALLVVLDWIIEKTTWKANFFKGK; encoded by the coding sequence ATGATCATCACGCTGATCAGTGCGGTTGCGCAGTTCGCTGTATCAGTCAATTATAATATGGTTGATTATCTCCCGAAAGATTCTCCATCGATGCAGGCGATGGATTTGATGAAAGAGGAGTTTGATGAACCTGTAGAGAATGCGCGTGTCATGATCCGAGATGTCTCGGTTACAGAGGCATTAAACTATAAAGAAGAACTAGAGGCGATAAACGGAGTAAGCTCTGTGATGTGGCTTGATGATATTGTTGATCTGAAAGTGCCTCTGCAAATGGCAAATGAGGATACGGTAGAGTCTTACTATGAAAATGATTCAGCCTTGTACTCTATACACATTCAAGAAGGATTTGAAGTGGAAGCCACCGACAAAATCTATGAATTAATCGGGAAAGAAAATGCGGTGGCAGGTGAAGCGGTCAATACGGCAACTTCACAGAAGATGGCCGGCAGCGAATCGATGTATGCTGGGGCCTTATTGGTTCCAATTATTATTTTGATTTTAGTGTTATCTACGAACTCCTGGATGGAACCCGTTTTCTTTCTAACAGCAATCGGTGTTTCTGTCGTAATCAATTTAGGGACCAACATCTTCATTGGTGAAGTATCCTTTGTAACACAGTCGGTGTCACCTATATTACAGCTTGCGGTCTCATTGGATTATGCGATATTCCTGCTTCATAGTTTTTCTGATTACCGTAAAGAGATTTCAAATCCTAAGGAAGCGATGCAGCTTGCAATGAAAAGGTCATTCCCGGCTATTATTGCCAGTGCATCGACAACATTCTTCGGTTTTACAGCCCTGACATTTATGGACTTTGGGATCGGTGCTGACTTAGGCCTCAACCTATTAAAAGGAATATTATTGAGTTTCATTAGTGTTATGGTCTTCTTACCTGCGTTGACAGTGATGTTTTATCACTGGATTGATCGCACGAAGCATCGACAGTTTGTTCCGGACTTTAAAAATATCGGCAAGCGCGTAATGAAATTTAGAATTCCAGTATTAGTACTTGTATTGCTCTTGATCGTCCCAGCATTTCTAGCTCAGAACAATACAACATTCATATATGGAACCGGTGAGCATCCGGAAAACACAAGAGCAGGCCAAGATGTAGCTGCCATTCAAGAAGAGTTTGGGAAAAATATGCCGATGGTACTGCTTGTATCAAAAGGAGACAGAGCAAAAGAGGAAGAGCTTGTACAAGATTTAGAAGATCTTCCGAATGTTTCGAGCGTGCTTTCCTATGTCAATATGGTAAGTTCGGCAATCCCGCCAGATTATTTAGATCAATCACTAACAGAACAGTTTTATTCTGATGATTATGCACGAATTACGCTCTATACAGAAACAGACGCTGAAGGGGAGAAAGCTTTTTCGTTAATTGAACAGGTTCAGGATACAGTTGACTCCTATTATAAGGAGACCCATTTACTGGGTGAGAGTGTGACCTTATATGATATGAAGAATATCGTTCAAGACGACAATAAATTAGTCAATTGGTTGACGATTATTACCGTTACCATAGTACTTTTGATTACATTCCGTTCGATATCAATACCTATTGTCCTGTTGCTGACTATACAAGCTTCTGTGTGGATCAACTTGGCATTTCCATACTTTATGGATACGCCTCTTGTATATGTGGGTTATTTGCTCATCAGTACAATCCAGCTAGCAGCTACTGTGGATTACGCTATTCTTTTCACGGAAAACTACAATAACCTAAGAAAAGAAATGCCAGCCATGGAGGCGATTAAGAAAACGATCGATGACAAGATTTTCGCCATATTCGTATCAGCTTCCATATTATCCAGTGTTGGCTTTATTTTATGGATCACATCTACCAACCCGATCGTAGCATCAATCGGATTATTATTAGGAAGAGGAGCGCTGCTAGCATTCTTAATGGTGGCCATCGTCTTGCCTGCTCTGTTGGTTGTACTGGATTGGATTATTGAAAAAACAACATGGAAAGCAAACTTTTTTAAGGGGAAATGA
- a CDS encoding glycosyltransferase family 2 protein: MKKKVIVFLPAHNEEESIVEVINKIPRHIHPQVTVEVLVINDGSTDNTVEVAKKAGADHIHSHTHNKGLGATVREGLKQSYQLGADIAVMIDADNEYPAWEIPELIQPILDGSYDYTMGSRFLGTIEGMRIHRRLGNYFFTLLQSILLKKWIYDGQSGMRAFSRQAIEHAEIIHDYNYAQVITLNLVRKGFRVKEVPITYRVRSNGQSFIKFRSYMTSVIPAILKEMSRSHEKVNIEHSSIEECETNEGKTG, encoded by the coding sequence ATGAAGAAGAAAGTGATCGTATTTCTGCCAGCTCATAATGAAGAAGAATCTATTGTAGAAGTGATCAATAAAATACCTCGTCATATTCATCCCCAGGTGACGGTTGAGGTTCTCGTTATTAATGATGGGTCAACAGATAATACAGTAGAGGTTGCAAAAAAAGCCGGAGCGGATCATATACATTCACACACACACAATAAAGGACTAGGAGCCACTGTAAGGGAAGGGCTCAAGCAATCTTACCAGCTTGGCGCTGACATTGCCGTGATGATTGATGCGGATAATGAATACCCTGCATGGGAAATTCCTGAGTTAATCCAGCCTATCCTCGATGGATCATATGACTACACCATGGGATCAAGGTTTCTTGGCACCATTGAAGGAATGAGGATTCATCGACGTCTAGGGAATTATTTCTTTACACTTCTTCAATCTATTCTTCTTAAAAAATGGATATATGATGGACAGTCAGGAATGCGCGCATTTTCTAGACAAGCGATTGAGCATGCTGAGATTATCCATGATTACAATTATGCTCAAGTCATCACGCTGAATTTAGTAAGAAAAGGTTTTCGTGTAAAAGAAGTTCCGATTACGTATAGAGTACGTTCAAATGGACAATCATTTATTAAGTTTCGTTCATATATGACTTCTGTAATTCCAGCGATTCTGAAGGAAATGTCTCGATCTCATGAAAAAGTTAATATCGAGCATTCTTCTATAGAAGAATGCGAAACTAATGAGGGAAAAACAGGTTAA
- a CDS encoding aldo/keto reductase family oxidoreductase, translated as MNKIQLGKSDLEVGEISLGCMRMNKLSKEEASNVIRNAIEQGVDLFDHADIYGGGESESVFAEAFQMNDDARENIKLQTKCGIRKGFFDFSKEHILESVEGSLQRLKTDYIDTLLLHRPDSLMEPEEVAEAFATLKESGKVRHFGVSNQNPMQMELMSKYLGEDLIINQLQLSLVHTPMIDEGFNVNMQNDPSIVRASNALEYCRLNDITIQAWSPFQHGMIEGPFIGNEAFPEVNAKLQELAEKYSVTDSAMAIAWILRHPAKIQPVVGTMNTQRLKDIAAASHIKISREEWYELYRAAGNDLP; from the coding sequence GTGAATAAGATTCAATTAGGTAAAAGTGATCTTGAAGTTGGCGAAATTTCTCTAGGTTGTATGAGAATGAATAAATTGTCTAAAGAGGAAGCATCAAATGTCATTCGTAATGCGATCGAACAAGGTGTCGATTTGTTTGATCATGCTGACATTTATGGAGGTGGAGAATCCGAATCCGTGTTTGCTGAGGCATTTCAAATGAATGATGATGCAAGAGAAAACATTAAACTTCAAACGAAATGTGGAATACGAAAAGGGTTCTTTGATTTCTCTAAAGAACACATTTTGGAATCTGTAGAAGGTAGTCTTCAACGGTTAAAAACAGATTACATAGACACGCTTCTTCTTCACCGTCCAGATTCACTGATGGAGCCAGAAGAAGTAGCTGAAGCCTTTGCAACGTTAAAAGAAAGTGGGAAGGTTCGTCACTTTGGAGTGAGTAATCAGAACCCAATGCAAATGGAATTGATGAGCAAATACCTAGGTGAGGACTTAATCATTAATCAATTGCAGCTAAGCCTCGTTCATACTCCTATGATTGATGAAGGTTTCAATGTGAATATGCAAAACGATCCATCCATTGTTAGGGCTAGCAATGCATTAGAGTATTGCCGTTTAAATGATATTACCATTCAGGCTTGGTCCCCTTTTCAGCACGGAATGATTGAAGGACCATTTATAGGAAATGAGGCTTTCCCTGAAGTCAATGCGAAGCTTCAGGAGCTCGCTGAAAAATACAGTGTTACCGACTCGGCTATGGCCATTGCTTGGATTTTACGTCATCCTGCTAAGATCCAGCCTGTTGTTGGAACGATGAATACGCAACGTTTAAAAGATATCGCTGCAGCTTCCCATATTAAAATTTCACGAGAAGAATGGTACGAATTGTATCGTGCAGCGGGGAATGATCTGCCTTAA
- a CDS encoding glycosyltransferase family 39 protein produces the protein MQPHFPGYPYFILGGMLLHPFLGDPLQSLSIFNSILTLSSIIPIYLLFKRKYSSVTTLLFVALIHSLSYIWVLSTEVMSEAAAISVLCWYVWSLYQSYKKPGSIWGLLPLLLFSILMGIRLSYLPFGLGLLLIWWYERKRFKTKQYYILFILKQLLIAISFQLIWVIALVISTGGISLFTELAFGFVTGHFTEWGGAVTADSMPIWKRLYTLLVYNLLWKTLLAESWIIACLYGGLILLSVFHITKTKKVDTFNLWVLLVCVFYFVWVLFAQNIDKPRHIAPVIVFLVYLILWSFGGRMRILFLTFCFALIMVQSWIGITLVKEKATNPPAVYQLSNYLTKIDEPFVIYTWEESRVMEYLKVNYSYNKIYTYEQFQNRLAYNKDKRVFLTDHVLRGFEIQGYNIRDHVRKVSEFHSSDLFDPVYNNLYLYEWISD, from the coding sequence ATGCAACCGCATTTTCCTGGATATCCATATTTTATTCTGGGTGGAATGTTGCTTCACCCCTTCTTAGGTGATCCTTTACAATCTCTCTCCATTTTCAATAGTATCCTAACCTTAAGTTCGATAATTCCAATCTACCTTCTATTCAAGCGCAAATATTCATCAGTCACAACATTACTATTTGTTGCACTAATACACTCCCTAAGCTATATTTGGGTGCTAAGTACGGAGGTAATGAGTGAGGCTGCTGCAATATCAGTTCTATGTTGGTATGTATGGAGTTTATACCAGTCATATAAGAAGCCCGGAAGTATTTGGGGGTTACTACCTCTTTTACTATTTAGTATTTTAATGGGGATTCGGTTATCTTACTTACCATTTGGTCTAGGATTATTATTGATTTGGTGGTATGAACGAAAACGATTTAAGACAAAACAATACTATATTCTTTTTATTCTTAAGCAGCTATTAATAGCCATTAGCTTTCAATTAATTTGGGTAATAGCTTTGGTTATTTCTACGGGAGGTATTAGCCTATTCACTGAGCTAGCTTTTGGGTTTGTTACCGGTCATTTTACTGAATGGGGCGGTGCAGTTACAGCGGATTCCATGCCTATATGGAAAAGGTTATATACCCTTTTGGTTTATAATTTACTATGGAAAACATTATTGGCTGAATCATGGATCATTGCTTGTTTATACGGAGGACTCATTCTTTTATCGGTTTTCCATATAACAAAAACCAAGAAGGTAGACACGTTTAATCTGTGGGTTCTTCTCGTATGTGTTTTTTACTTTGTGTGGGTTCTTTTTGCACAAAATATTGATAAACCAAGACATATCGCTCCTGTAATTGTTTTTTTAGTTTATCTAATTCTTTGGAGCTTCGGAGGACGAATGAGGATTTTGTTCCTTACTTTTTGTTTTGCTCTCATTATGGTTCAATCTTGGATAGGTATAACACTAGTCAAAGAAAAAGCAACAAATCCTCCAGCTGTTTACCAGTTATCGAATTATTTGACTAAAATTGATGAACCTTTTGTGATTTATACTTGGGAAGAATCAAGGGTAATGGAATACCTTAAGGTAAATTACTCGTATAACAAAATATATACCTATGAACAGTTTCAAAATAGGTTAGCTTATAATAAGGATAAAAGAGTGTTCCTAACAGATCATGTTTTGAGAGGTTTTGAAATACAAGGGTATAATATACGTGATCATGTCCGAAAAGTGAGTGAGTTTCACTCAAGTGATCTCTTTGACCCAGTATATAATAACCTTTACCTTTATGAATGGATTAGTGACTAA
- a CDS encoding TetR/AcrR family transcriptional regulator, translating into MNEKLDRRKKYTRRVLKESLVTLLAQKSISEITVKEVCEIADINRSTFYTHYSDHYDLLSKIEEEITEDMNEYLHSYSSELEEESIQMTQKILEYITENKFLFQILLNKEAAPSFEKRLMDLTKGFMMNYSIGNNALKKEASEYISTFVISGAIHVIKDWIENDMDQSPKEMAVMINNFINYGFSYLD; encoded by the coding sequence ATGAACGAGAAATTAGACAGACGTAAAAAATATACACGAAGAGTGCTGAAGGAAAGCCTAGTTACATTGCTTGCCCAAAAGTCAATCTCGGAAATAACCGTTAAAGAAGTTTGCGAAATTGCAGATATCAATCGCTCCACCTTCTACACGCATTATTCCGATCACTATGACTTACTAAGTAAAATTGAAGAAGAAATAACCGAGGATATGAATGAGTATTTGCATAGTTACAGCTCTGAATTAGAGGAAGAGTCCATTCAAATGACTCAGAAAATACTAGAATATATCACAGAAAATAAATTCCTGTTTCAAATTCTCTTAAATAAGGAAGCAGCCCCCTCCTTCGAGAAAAGGTTGATGGATTTGACTAAAGGCTTCATGATGAACTATTCAATAGGTAACAATGCTTTAAAGAAAGAAGCGTCGGAGTATATAAGTACATTTGTTATCAGTGGAGCTATTCATGTCATTAAAGATTGGATCGAGAATGATATGGATCAATCGCCTAAGGAAATGGCTGTAATGATTAATAACTTTATTAATTACGGTTTTTCCTATTTGGATTGA
- a CDS encoding UDP-glucose/GDP-mannose dehydrogenase family protein: MNIAIVGTGYVGLVTGSCLAEIGHQVTCLDTDRNKVARMSSGISPIHEPGLEELMKKNIDEGKLFFTTDYNEGIRNAEVIYIAVGTPQNSDGTPDLTDVKQAARDIAVNINKNAIVVTKSTVSIGTTEYVKELIQSLINDEVKIDVVHNPEFLREGSAIHDTFYGDRIVIGAENHQASSVLKEINSAFGIPVFVTDIRNAEMIKYASNAFLATKISFINEIANICEKVDANVEEVAYGMGLDKRIGHHYLQAGIGYGGSCFPKDTSALVHLAGGVEHDFELLKAVIRVNNHQQISLVDKAKKRLGSLKGKKVAVLGLAYKPDTDDVREAASLVVVKRLLEESAFVTAFDPYATENAKQQLPKSVFYTHSIKNALDGADIAFILTEWDEIKRFSLSEYETLMKHAIVFDGRNCFPLEDVKDYNIEYYSIGRQTIL; encoded by the coding sequence TTGAATATTGCCATAGTAGGGACAGGGTATGTTGGTTTGGTGACGGGTTCTTGTCTTGCTGAAATAGGACACCAGGTTACTTGCTTAGACACCGATAGAAATAAGGTAGCAAGAATGAGCTCAGGTATATCCCCAATCCACGAACCTGGTTTAGAAGAATTAATGAAGAAAAATATAGATGAGGGGAAACTCTTTTTTACAACTGATTATAATGAGGGGATTCGGAATGCAGAAGTTATTTATATTGCAGTTGGTACACCGCAAAATTCAGATGGTACACCTGATTTAACGGATGTCAAGCAGGCGGCCAGGGATATTGCAGTAAACATAAATAAAAACGCTATAGTTGTCACAAAGAGCACAGTCTCAATAGGGACGACTGAATATGTAAAAGAGCTCATTCAATCTCTTATAAATGATGAAGTAAAGATTGATGTAGTACACAATCCTGAATTTTTACGTGAGGGCTCTGCCATTCATGACACATTTTATGGAGATCGTATTGTGATTGGAGCAGAAAATCATCAAGCTTCTTCTGTATTAAAAGAAATTAATTCTGCTTTTGGGATTCCCGTTTTCGTAACGGACATTAGAAATGCGGAGATGATTAAGTACGCATCAAATGCCTTTTTAGCAACAAAAATAAGCTTTATTAATGAAATTGCAAATATATGTGAAAAGGTGGATGCCAACGTTGAAGAGGTTGCTTATGGAATGGGATTAGATAAGCGAATAGGTCATCATTATTTACAAGCAGGAATCGGTTATGGAGGCTCATGTTTTCCGAAAGATACAAGCGCTTTGGTTCATCTAGCAGGTGGCGTTGAGCATGACTTCGAATTATTGAAAGCAGTTATCAGAGTGAATAATCACCAGCAGATTTCATTAGTAGATAAAGCGAAAAAGCGTCTAGGAAGTCTTAAAGGGAAAAAAGTTGCTGTGCTAGGACTTGCTTATAAACCTGACACAGATGATGTAAGAGAAGCGGCATCATTGGTGGTTGTGAAACGATTGTTAGAAGAATCTGCTTTTGTGACAGCTTTTGATCCTTATGCTACAGAGAATGCGAAGCAACAATTACCTAAAAGTGTGTTCTATACACATTCAATAAAAAATGCCCTAGATGGTGCTGATATTGCCTTTATTTTAACAGAGTGGGATGAAATCAAGAGGTTTTCATTAAGTGAGTATGAAACCTTGATGAAACATGCTATCGTTTTTGACGGGAGGAATTGTTTCCCGTTGGAAGATGTGAAAGATTACAATATTGAATATTATTCTATTGGGCGACAAACCATTTTATGA
- a CDS encoding YhgE/Pip domain-containing protein: MKFKRIIAVFMAFLLVMPSFLVSAEKNDSSSEDTEALGKGSFSEKHEVVYAKLNATGDQQEMYVVNNFNIKEPGKIVDYGPYMSVQNLTDLTKIEQNNGRIELTAKEDEFYYQGDLEDQSLPWDINVSYTLNGETLTPEELLGKDGGLKIQIDTAQNKEANPIFFNNYLLQITLKLDSKIYENMKAPNGTVVNAGKDRQVTFTVMPEKQGSFTLTSDVTDFEMESIEFAAIPSSMSIDKPDVGEMKKDMNSLSDATSEINKGVGELKNGITELNNGVASLYNGSEQYKNGINELSNGSADLVEGSASIHASLQQMSESINKGSSDMNLSDFKKMEDGLRQLAGGLKETEKGLTNLEDQYSQSQNALSQSIESIPASNISEKDIQALYKSGADQKVVDQLVETYKAAQKTKKTYESVKEAFNAVGPALEKSAGSLNEMSASLTTMADNLGNNLENMNVDQSMKELQKGLQALSSNYNDFHSGLKNYTNGVNELSTSYSEIHGGIAELTKGTQELENGSAELHNGTSELASSTSDLPEQMQKEIDQMVNEFDKSDFDPVSFVSTKNEKVTSVQFVIKTESIKKVEEKEEEPQEKEKQGFWDRLLALFR, encoded by the coding sequence ATGAAATTTAAACGTATCATAGCTGTATTCATGGCGTTTCTTCTTGTGATGCCATCCTTTCTTGTTTCGGCAGAGAAAAATGATTCTTCCTCAGAAGATACAGAAGCTCTTGGAAAGGGATCATTTTCTGAGAAGCATGAAGTCGTTTATGCGAAATTGAATGCCACCGGTGATCAACAAGAGATGTATGTCGTGAACAATTTCAATATTAAAGAACCAGGGAAAATCGTCGATTATGGACCTTATATGAGTGTTCAAAATCTAACGGACCTGACCAAGATCGAACAAAATAACGGTCGCATAGAATTAACCGCAAAAGAAGATGAGTTTTATTACCAAGGAGACTTAGAAGATCAATCTCTACCATGGGATATCAATGTCTCTTATACATTGAACGGTGAGACATTAACGCCTGAAGAACTGTTGGGAAAAGATGGTGGCCTCAAGATCCAAATAGATACAGCGCAAAATAAAGAGGCAAACCCAATCTTTTTCAATAATTACCTATTACAAATTACTCTAAAATTAGATTCAAAGATCTATGAAAATATGAAAGCTCCAAATGGAACAGTGGTCAATGCGGGCAAAGATAGACAAGTAACCTTTACCGTTATGCCTGAAAAACAAGGGAGCTTTACGCTAACTTCGGATGTAACTGATTTCGAAATGGAAAGTATTGAATTTGCAGCGATCCCATCCTCCATGTCCATCGATAAACCGGATGTGGGAGAGATGAAAAAGGATATGAATTCTTTATCTGATGCCACCTCAGAAATTAACAAAGGTGTCGGAGAGCTTAAGAATGGGATAACAGAACTGAACAATGGGGTAGCTAGTCTGTACAACGGTTCTGAACAATATAAAAATGGGATCAATGAACTTAGTAATGGCTCTGCGGATCTAGTTGAAGGATCTGCATCTATTCATGCATCTCTTCAGCAAATGAGCGAATCCATCAACAAGGGTTCAAGTGATATGAATCTTAGTGATTTCAAAAAGATGGAAGATGGGTTGCGTCAACTTGCAGGAGGGTTAAAGGAAACAGAAAAAGGCCTTACCAATCTTGAAGATCAATACAGCCAATCTCAAAATGCACTGAGTCAATCCATTGAAAGTATTCCTGCTTCTAATATTTCAGAGAAGGACATTCAGGCTTTATACAAGAGTGGTGCAGACCAGAAAGTCGTTGACCAACTAGTAGAAACGTATAAGGCAGCTCAAAAAACGAAAAAAACCTATGAAAGTGTTAAGGAAGCATTTAACGCTGTAGGTCCTGCCTTAGAAAAAAGTGCTGGATCACTAAATGAAATGAGCGCTAGTCTCACCACTATGGCAGATAACCTGGGTAACAACCTGGAAAACATGAATGTGGACCAATCAATGAAAGAATTACAGAAAGGTCTTCAGGCTCTGTCTTCCAACTATAATGATTTCCATTCTGGTCTAAAGAATTATACGAATGGAGTAAATGAACTGTCTACATCATATAGTGAAATTCATGGCGGTATCGCCGAATTGACGAAAGGAACGCAGGAACTGGAAAATGGTTCAGCTGAACTCCATAACGGAACATCAGAGTTAGCATCTTCAACTAGTGATTTACCAGAGCAAATGCAAAAAGAAATTGATCAGATGGTCAATGAATTCGATAAGTCTGATTTTGATCCTGTTTCATTTGTTTCTACTAAGAATGAAAAAGTGACATCTGTGCAATTTGTTATTAAAACAGAAAGCATTAAGAAAGTAGAAGAAAAAGAAGAGGAACCGCAGGAAAAAGAGAAACAAGGATTCTGGGATCGTTTACTAGCTTTGTTCAGGTAG
- a CDS encoding fructose bisphosphate aldolase, translated as MNTTQFDKIKNGNGFIAALDQSGGSTPKALADYGVPEDAYSNEDEMFDRVHQMRTRIITSPAFDSEKILGTILFEQTMDREIEGKYTADYLADKDIVPFLKVDKGLAEKENGVQMMKPIHDLDETLRRANERNIFGTKMRSVIHESNQSGIEAVVDQQFEIAKRILDYDLVPIIEPEVNIKSEDKEKSEEILKNEILKHLNNLSKDENVMLKLSIPTKANAFKELIEHPRVVRVVALSGGYSREEANEKLKENEGLIASFSRALIADLNANQSDEEFNNSMKHAVDKIYDASVNKR; from the coding sequence ATGAACACAACTCAGTTTGACAAGATCAAAAATGGAAATGGATTTATCGCAGCGCTTGACCAAAGCGGAGGAAGTACGCCTAAAGCATTAGCAGACTATGGTGTTCCCGAAGATGCTTATTCTAATGAAGATGAGATGTTTGACCGCGTTCACCAAATGCGTACAAGAATCATTACCTCCCCTGCTTTTGATTCTGAAAAAATTCTAGGGACCATCCTATTCGAGCAAACGATGGACCGAGAAATAGAAGGAAAATATACAGCTGATTATCTTGCGGATAAAGATATAGTCCCGTTCCTTAAAGTAGACAAAGGACTTGCGGAAAAAGAGAACGGTGTACAGATGATGAAGCCAATTCATGACCTAGATGAAACACTACGTCGTGCAAATGAACGTAACATTTTTGGTACGAAAATGCGCTCGGTTATCCACGAGTCAAACCAAAGTGGTATTGAAGCTGTTGTAGACCAACAGTTTGAAATTGCTAAACGCATTTTGGATTATGACCTCGTCCCTATCATCGAACCTGAAGTGAACATTAAAAGTGAAGATAAAGAAAAGTCAGAAGAGATTCTTAAAAATGAAATCCTTAAACACCTAAACAATTTATCAAAAGACGAAAATGTGATGCTGAAGCTCTCCATCCCAACGAAAGCAAATGCCTTTAAAGAATTAATCGAACATCCACGCGTCGTACGTGTTGTAGCACTATCTGGTGGTTACTCTCGCGAGGAAGCAAATGAAAAGCTAAAAGAAAATGAAGGCTTAATTGCAAGCTTCTCCCGTGCATTAATTGCTGACTTAAATGCGAATCAATCAGATGAAGAATTTAATAACTCCATGAAGCATGCTGTAGATAAGATTTATGATGCTTCGGTAAATAAGCGATAG
- a CDS encoding FTR1 family protein codes for MEIQALLITFREVLEALLIIGIITTYLKRTENSKYSKYVWLGAGLAVLASVGVAMLFQVVFTSFAAMGSEIYLKVSIMFASSLLLTQMVFWMAKHSKNLKGKMEGKMGELVTTGNIIGMVIHSFLVVLREGVETVFFFAAITGGDIGKGFEGWGAITGAVIAATVSYAFFKGTMRVPLKSFFKVTGAFIVMIAAGLLVQGISMLQDIEIIGSVMPHVYDITWLLPEHPIDYAHFLRDTGTAPIFSGDIGIFLKALFGYSSMPSIEEIVGYIGYFIVIYLLVKANNNDSVKQMEAQQKMQTSYPKQVAGPNIK; via the coding sequence ATGGAGATTCAGGCACTGTTAATTACTTTTCGTGAAGTGTTAGAAGCCCTTTTAATTATAGGGATTATAACAACCTATCTGAAGAGGACAGAAAACAGTAAATATTCTAAGTATGTATGGCTTGGCGCCGGGCTTGCTGTTCTAGCTAGTGTAGGTGTCGCCATGTTATTCCAGGTCGTTTTTACTAGCTTTGCTGCCATGGGAAGTGAAATATACTTGAAAGTAAGTATTATGTTTGCTTCATCCTTATTATTAACTCAAATGGTATTTTGGATGGCTAAACATAGTAAAAACTTAAAAGGAAAAATGGAAGGCAAGATGGGGGAACTTGTAACGACTGGTAATATAATCGGAATGGTTATTCACTCTTTCTTAGTCGTTCTTCGTGAAGGTGTAGAAACAGTCTTTTTCTTTGCTGCAATTACTGGTGGAGATATCGGGAAAGGTTTTGAAGGTTGGGGTGCCATTACAGGTGCGGTTATAGCTGCTACTGTAAGTTACGCATTCTTTAAAGGAACAATGCGAGTCCCATTAAAGTCTTTCTTCAAAGTGACTGGAGCTTTCATTGTTATGATTGCTGCTGGATTATTAGTACAAGGGATTTCTATGCTGCAAGACATAGAAATCATTGGAAGCGTAATGCCTCATGTTTATGATATCACCTGGCTTCTTCCTGAACACCCAATTGATTATGCGCATTTCCTGCGTGATACAGGAACAGCTCCTATTTTCTCAGGAGATATAGGGATATTCCTAAAAGCTCTATTTGGTTATTCCTCTATGCCTTCTATTGAAGAGATCGTTGGCTATATAGGGTACTTTATTGTCATATACCTCTTAGTTAAAGCAAATAACAACGATTCTGTAAAACAAATGGAAGCACAGCAAAAAATGCAAACTTCTTATCCAAAGCAAGTAGCAGGACCAAATATTAAATAA